The Blautia pseudococcoides genome segment TGGCGCTGCACGGTTCCGTGTGCTGCTTCATATTCAAAATATCCGTGAGGGGATACCAGAACAGAAGTCATCATAGCCAGAGAACCGAAGGCAGAGGATACCATATCACTCATAACATCCCCGTCATAGTTCTTGCAGGCCCAGATAAAGCCCCCCTCTGCTTTCATGACACGTGCCACTGCATCGTCGATCAGCGTATAGAAATATGTAATACCGGTCTTCTCAAAAGCTTCTTTGTATTCTTTATCGTAAATATCCTGGAAAATATCCTTAAAGGTATGGTCATACTTTTTGGAGATGGTATCCTTGGTGGAAAACCATACATCCTGTTTTGTGGAGAGCGCATACTCAAAACAGCTTCTCGCAAAGCTCTCAATCGAGTCTTTTAAGTTGTGCATCCCCTGTGCCACACCGGCACCTGTGAAATTGTGCACCAGTTCTCTTTTCTCTGTGCCGTCAGCAGAGGTATAAACCAGCTCCACTTTTCCCGGTCCCGGAACGACCATCTCCGTATTTTTATAGACATCTCCATAGGCATGTCTTGCCAGGGTGATGGGTTTCTTCCAGTTTTTTACGCAGGGTTCAATCCCCTTTACTACAATAGGAGCACGGAAGACGGTACCGTCCAGCATGGAACGGATGGTACCATTGGGGCTTTTATACATTTCTTTTAAGTGGTACTCATCCATACGCGCCGCATTGGGTGTGATGGTTGCGCATTTAACTGCTACTTTGTACTTCTTTGT includes the following:
- a CDS encoding NADP-dependent isocitrate dehydrogenase; its protein translation is MERIKMTTPLVEMDGDEMTRILWKMIKEDLLEPYVELNTEYYDLGLEYRNETNDQVTVDAANATKKYKVAVKCATITPNAARMDEYHLKEMYKSPNGTIRSMLDGTVFRAPIVVKGIEPCVKNWKKPITLARHAYGDVYKNTEMVVPGPGKVELVYTSADGTEKRELVHNFTGAGVAQGMHNLKDSIESFARSCFEYALSTKQDVWFSTKDTISKKYDHTFKDIFQDIYDKEYKEAFEKTGITYFYTLIDDAVARVMKAEGGFIWACKNYDGDVMSDMVSSAFGSLAMMTSVLVSPHGYFEYEAAHGTVQRHYYKHLKGEETSTNSVATIFAWTGALRKRGELDASSSLCQFADRLEKATLATIEKGEMTKDLALITSLENPTVLNSREFILAVRKNLDALYA